The following coding sequences lie in one Spinacia oleracea cultivar Varoflay chromosome 1, BTI_SOV_V1, whole genome shotgun sequence genomic window:
- the LOC110803468 gene encoding DEAD-box ATP-dependent RNA helicase 21, which produces MKRPLEEVASVVASVAVANTSSNNAKPVFLTKAQREQLALQKRQEEVAEQKRRAEELLQGRSADIRSSDSSYHRSSRDHDRDRDRDRDHDRNRDRDRDRVRERDRDRERDRDIERRNREKEREEESKTRDRARLEKLSEREREKELELIKEQYLGSKKPKKRVIKPSEKFRFSFDWENTEDTSRDMNALYQNPHEAQLLFGRGFRAGIDRREQKKLAVKNEVELRDEIRKKDGTEEGPEDAAAQRRREQAAESYEGHDMKVDRHWSDKRLEEMTERDWRIFREDFNISYKGSKIPKPMRNWLESKLTSELLKAVERAGYKTPSPIQMAAIPLGLQQRDVIGVAETGSGKTAAFVLPMLAYITRLPPITEENEAEGPYAVVMAPTRELAQQIEEETVKFAHYLGIKVVSIVGGQSIEEQGFKIRQGCEIVIATPGRLLDCLERRYVVLNQCNYVVLDEADRMIDMGFEPQVVGVLEAMPSSNMKPENEEEELDEKKIYRTTYMFSATMPPAVERLARKYLRNPVVVTIGTAGKATELITQHVIMTKDSEKTYKLQRQLDELGDKTAIVFVNTKKTADVLSKNLDKSGYRVTTLHGGKSQEQREISLEGFRTKRYNVMVATDVAGRGIDIPDVAHVINYDMPGNIEMYTHRIGRTGRAGKTGVATTFLTLHDTDVFYDLKQMLTQSNSPVPPELARHEASKFKPGSIPDRPPRRNETVFVH; this is translated from the coding sequence ATGAAGAGACCCTTAGAGGAAGTTGCCAGTGTGGTTGCCTCTGTTGCGGTGGCTAATACCAGTTCTAACAATGCGAAGCCAGTCTTTTTGACTAAAGCGCAGAGAGAGCAGTTAGCTCTGCAAAAAAGGCAAGAAGAAGTTGCCGAACAGAAACGCCGTGCTGAGGAGCTTCTTCAAGGCCGATCTGCTGATATCCGATCCTCTGATTCTTCCTATCATCGCTCATCCCGGGACCATGACCGGGACCGCGATCGTGACCGTGATCATGACCGTAACCGTGACCGAGACAGGGACCGTGTGCGAGAAAGGGATCGTGACCGGGAGAGGGATCGTGACATTGAAAGGAGGAATCGTGAGAAGGAACGAGAAGAGGAGAGCAAAACTCGGGATCGGGCAAGGCTAGAGAAGTTGTCTGAAAGGGAGAGGGAAAAGGAACTGGAGCTTATTAAGGAACAGTATTTAGGTTCTAAGAAACCTAAGAAGCGTGTGATTAAGCCCAGTGAGAAGTTTCGCTTCTCTTTTGATTGGGAGAACACAGAGGACACCTCCCGTGACATGAATGCTCTGTATCAGAATCCTCACGAGGCTCAGCTCCTGTTTGGTAGAGGTTTCCGAGCTGGAATAGATCGTAGGGAGCAGAAGAAGCTAGCTGTCAAAAACGAAGTTGAGTTGCGCGATGAAATTCGCAAAAAGGATGGTACAGAAGAGGGGCCTGAGGATGCTGCTGCACAACGTCGCCGGGAGCAAGCTGCTGAATCATATGAGGGCCATGATATGAAGGTTGACCGCCACTGGTCTGACAAGAGGCTTGAAGAAATGACTGAGAGGGACTGGAGAATTTTCAGGGAAGACTTTAACATATCTTACAAAGGATCTAAGATTCCCAAGCCAATGAGAAATTGGTTGGAGAGTAAACTGACTTCGGAGCTATTGAAAGCTGTGGAGCGAGCTGGCTACAAGACCCCATCCCCTATCCAGATGGCAGCTATCCCTTTAGGTCTCCAACAACGAGATGTCATTGGCGTTGCAGAGACTGGTTCGGGTAAGACTGCTGCTTTTGTTCTTCCTATGTTGGCTTATATAACTAGGCTGCCACCAATTACTGAAGAGAACGAGGCTGAGGGTCCTTATGCTGTGGTTATGGCCCCTACTCGTGAATTAGCACAACAGATTGAAGAGGAGACTGTTAAATTTGCCCACTATCTGGGGATTAAGGTTGTCTCTATTGTTGGTGGACAATCCATTGAGGAGCAAGGATTCAAAATTAGACAGGGATGTGAAATCGTTATCGCAACCCCTGGACGTCTCTTGGATTGTCTGGAAAGACGTTATGTTGTTCTAAACCAGTGCAATTATGTTGTTCTTGACGAGGCTGATCGAATGATAGATATGGGTTTCGAGCCCCAGGTTGTCGGTGTGCTAGAAGCAATGCCTTCAAGTAATATGAAGCCTGAGAATGAAGAAGAGGAGCTTGACGAGAAAAAGATATACCGTACCACGTATATGTTCAGTGCCACTATGCCACCTGCTGTAGAGCGGCTTGCCAGGAAGTATTTGAGGAATCCTGTGGTGGTGACTATTGGTACGGCTGGGAAAGCTACTGAGCTCATCACACAACATGTGATCATGACAAAGGATTCAGAAAAAACTTATAAGCTACAAAGACAGCTTGATGAGTTGGGTGATAAGACAGCTATAGTGTTTGTTAACACCAAGAAAACTGCTGACGTGCTTTCCAAAAATTTGGACAAATCAGGTTACCGAGTCACGACATTGCATGGTGGGAAATCCCAGGAACAGAGAGAAATAAGCCTTGAAGGTTTCAGGACCAAGAGATACAATGTGATGGTTGCAACAGATGTTGCAGGACGTGGTATTGATATACCTGATGTTGCTCATGTGATAAATTATGATATGCCTGGGAATATAGAGATGTACACACATCGTATTGGTCGTACTGGAAGAGCTGGGAAAACTGGTGTAGCGACAACATTTTTGACTTTGCATGACACTGATGTCTTTTATGATCTGAAGCAGATGCTTACTCAGAGTAATAGTCCTGTTCCACCTGAACTTGCAAGACATGAAGCATCAAAGTTCAAACCTGGATCAATTCCTGATAGACCTCCCAGGCGCAATGAGACTGTTTTTGTGCATTGA